Sequence from the Pseudomonas frederiksbergensis genome:
GAGGACTGGCAGGCGGTCGGCCAATGGCGCGCCATCGTCGCAGGCGGCGGCCAGCACATGGACCTGGACAGCCAGGACAGCGGCGCCAGTGCCGACGGCAGCGGCTACAGCCTCAACGTCGGCGGCAGCTATCGCCTCAACGAGGCCTGGCGTGTGGGTGTAGCTGCCGGGCTGTACCGCCAGGATATGGACGCAGGCGCTAACGATTCGACGTACAAGCTCAACAGCTACCTGGCGACGGCTTTCGCGCAGTTCCAGCAGAACCGCTGGTGGGCCGACGCTGCGCTGACCGGCGGCAAGCTCGACTACGACAACCTGGAGCGCAAGTTCGACCTGGGTGTCAACGAAGCCCAGGAAAAAGGCGACACCGACGGTCATCTGTGGGCATTCAGCTCGCGGGTGGGCTACGACATTGCCCAGCCGGGCAGCGAATGGCATCTCTCGCCGTTCGTCAGCGCCGACTACGCGAAGGTTGAGGTAGATGGCTATTCGGAAAAGAGCAACCGCTCCACGGCCCTGACCTTCGATGACCAGACCCGCGACTCGAAACGCCTGGGCATCGGCTTGCAGGGCAAATACAACATCACCCGGCAGACCCAGGTGTTTGGCGAATATGCCCACGAACGCGAATACGAAGACGACACGCAAAAGGTCAACATCGCCCTCAACAGCTTGCCAGCCAACGACTTCACGCTTGAAGGCTACACGCCACAGAGCCACTTGAATCGCCTGAGCCTGGGCGTCAGTCACAAGTTGACCAACGACCTGGCGCTGCGGGGCGGTTATACGTTGCGCAAGGATGATGACCTGACCCAGCAAGGCGTGAGCCTGGGGGTCAGCCTGGACTTCTAGTCGTGTAAACCCTGTGGGAGCGAGCTGCTCGCTCCCACATTGATCAGATCAAGCTGCGACAGGATTCAGTCGCTGGAGGTCTGCTCGGCCAACGCCACGGCGCGGAACATCGCCCGGCGCTTGTTCAGGGTTTCTTCCCATTCCAACGCGGGCACCGAGTCGGCGACGATGCCGCCGCCGGCCTGCACGTGCAGCTCGCCGTCCTTGATGACCGCAGTGCGAATGGCAATCGCGGTGTCCATGTTGCCGTTCCAGGCAAAGTAACCCACGGCCCCGCCGTACACACCCCGCTTGACCGGCTCCAGTTCGTCGATGATTTCCATCGCGCGGATCTTCGGCGCGCCCGACAAGGTGCCCGCCGGCAGGATCGCCCGCAAAGCGTCCATTGCCGTCAGCCCGGCCTTCAACTGGCCGGTGACGTTGGACACGATATGCATCACGTTTGAATAGCGCTCGATGACCATTTTCTCGGTGAGCTTCACCGACCCCACTTCCGAGACCCGCCCAGTGTCATTGCGGCCCAGGTCGATCAACATCAAGTGTTCGGCGATTTCCTTGTCGTCCGACAGCAGGTCCTCTTCCAGCGACCGGTCAGCCTCCTCCGTGGCGCCACGGGGACGAGTGCCGGCGATCGGTCGGACGGTGATCAGGTTGTCTTCGACGCGCACCAGCACTTCCGGCGAACTGCCCACGACATGGAAGTCGCCGAAATTGAAGAAGTACATGTAGGGCGTCGGGTTGAAACAGCGCAGCGCCCGGTAGAGATCGATGGGCGCGGCCTTGAAGTCGATGGACATCCGTTGCGACGGCACGACCTGCATGCAATCGCCGGCGAGGATGTATTCCTTGATCGTATCGACGGCCCGTTCGTAATCGTCCTGGGTGAAGCTGGAACGGAACACCGGGTCGGCGGCCGACTGCTTGTGGAAGTCCAGGCCTGGGCGCGGCGTGATTGGCTGGCGAAGCTTTTCCAGCAGCGCCTGCAGGCTTTCCTGCCCCTGCTCGTAGGCGTCTTCCCGGGACGGGTCGGCGAGGATAATCGCGTGCATCTTGCCGGCGAGGTTATCGAAGACCACGACCGCGTCGGAGACCATCAGCAAAATGTCCGGCACCCCAAGCGGATCGGGGTTCGGACAGGTGCCGAGACGTTTTTCCACATAGCGCACGCAGTCATAGCCGAAATACCCCACCAGGCCACCGTTGAAACGCGGCAGCCCGGGGATGGTCGGCACGTTGTAGCGGGCCTTGAAGGATTCGACGAACGCCAGCGGATCCTCCACTTCTAAGCTTTCGATCTCGACGCCGTCCTGGGTCACGCTGACGCGATGGTCATGCACCCGCAGCACCGTACGGCACGGCAAGCCAATCATGGAATAACGGCCCCACTTCTCACCGCCCTGCACCGATTCAAGCAGATAGGAGTTCGGCTGGTCGGCCAGCTTGAGATAGATCGACAGCGGCGTGTCGAAGTCGGCCAGGGTTTCGCAGGCAAGCGGGATGCGGTTGTAGCCGGCAGCGGCTAGACG
This genomic interval carries:
- the trpE gene encoding anthranilate synthase component I yields the protein MIREEFLRLAAAGYNRIPLACETLADFDTPLSIYLKLADQPNSYLLESVQGGEKWGRYSMIGLPCRTVLRVHDHRVSVTQDGVEIESLEVEDPLAFVESFKARYNVPTIPGLPRFNGGLVGYFGYDCVRYVEKRLGTCPNPDPLGVPDILLMVSDAVVVFDNLAGKMHAIILADPSREDAYEQGQESLQALLEKLRQPITPRPGLDFHKQSAADPVFRSSFTQDDYERAVDTIKEYILAGDCMQVVPSQRMSIDFKAAPIDLYRALRCFNPTPYMYFFNFGDFHVVGSSPEVLVRVEDNLITVRPIAGTRPRGATEEADRSLEEDLLSDDKEIAEHLMLIDLGRNDTGRVSEVGSVKLTEKMVIERYSNVMHIVSNVTGQLKAGLTAMDALRAILPAGTLSGAPKIRAMEIIDELEPVKRGVYGGAVGYFAWNGNMDTAIAIRTAVIKDGELHVQAGGGIVADSVPALEWEETLNKRRAMFRAVALAEQTSSD